Proteins encoded together in one Ralstonia insidiosa window:
- a CDS encoding LacI family DNA-binding transcriptional regulator, translating into MKKSSPTIRDVAAAAEVSVATVSKYMNGAQRFSAPVEAKLKAAIEQLGYRSNPLARSMITGKTRTIGLAILDIRNPHFTNIVKGANRIALQNDYTLLLVDTEESQERERQLIEALAQRVDGMIVSSRMPEEAIQWMVELNKPVVLFGRTRELQIPSVGSDSHLAAYMLAKHLLNEGHRQVAYLGFGQSRWNAERIRGVSECFQEAGLTVDIHDAHAPSAQAGEQACSAIMLAPKRPQAVICYNDLIALGFMKEARALGFNLPDDVSVVGFDNVPYGEYSSPALTTMDLQSERMGEVAMQKLLDLLAGQDGDGEYALLEPRLVVRESTRRREAVANAMPLPAAKSRRKA; encoded by the coding sequence ATGAAAAAGAGCTCTCCGACCATTCGAGACGTTGCAGCCGCTGCCGAGGTATCCGTGGCCACCGTGTCGAAGTATATGAACGGCGCGCAGCGTTTTTCCGCGCCGGTGGAAGCCAAGCTCAAGGCCGCCATCGAACAGCTCGGCTACCGCTCCAACCCGCTCGCGCGCTCGATGATCACGGGCAAGACACGCACCATCGGCCTGGCCATCCTCGACATCCGCAATCCGCACTTCACCAACATCGTGAAAGGCGCCAACCGGATTGCCCTGCAGAATGACTACACGCTGCTGCTGGTGGATACGGAAGAAAGCCAGGAGCGCGAGCGACAGTTGATCGAAGCGCTTGCACAGCGCGTGGACGGCATGATCGTCAGCTCGCGCATGCCGGAAGAAGCGATTCAGTGGATGGTCGAGTTGAACAAGCCGGTGGTGCTGTTTGGCCGCACACGTGAACTGCAGATTCCCAGCGTCGGCTCAGACAGCCATCTGGCAGCCTACATGCTGGCGAAACACTTGCTGAACGAAGGCCACCGCCAGGTGGCTTACCTGGGCTTCGGCCAGTCACGCTGGAATGCAGAGCGCATTCGCGGGGTATCGGAGTGCTTTCAGGAGGCCGGCCTTACCGTCGACATTCACGACGCGCACGCCCCCTCGGCACAGGCCGGCGAACAGGCCTGTTCTGCCATCATGCTTGCGCCCAAACGCCCGCAGGCGGTGATCTGCTACAACGACTTGATCGCACTCGGCTTCATGAAGGAAGCGCGCGCACTCGGGTTCAACTTGCCTGATGACGTATCGGTGGTGGGCTTCGACAACGTGCCCTATGGGGAGTACTCCTCCCCCGCGCTCACCACGATGGACTTGCAGAGCGAGCGCATGGGTGAGGTGGCCATGCAGAAACTGCTCGACCTGCTGGCCGGCCAGGATGGCGATGGCGAATATGCGCTGCTCGAACCGCGCCTGGTTGTGCGTGAATCCACCCGGCGCCGCGAAGCGGTGGCAAACGCCATGCCGCTGCCTGCCGCCAAATCACGGCGCAAGGCCTAG
- a CDS encoding porin, giving the protein MRKTLFAVAAMSLAGTAAAQSNVTLYGSIDQGVAYINNLKSGATSGSAMRVDPGTMQPDRFGFRGSEDLGGGTQAIFQLESGFLGDTGNSVVAGKLFNRAAWVGLSNERLGNIQLGHQADFMFDYLGRLSNGFQLTNFYLFHPGNFDNLANQFQIDNAVRYVSPIFGGLQLGGMYGFGEVPGSPSKSRSYSLGAYYSNGGFRAAAAYTASNDRALDIAGRLGITNTLGTTLVPGVMTPMSSVKSFGAGTLYQFSSLPVQINAVYTQTRITLGGANARSQNVDLGTAWHYTAANTLNVGYTFSKYESARWNQFSVGNVYAFSKRTQVYLQGTYQRASGDAQSAAINGVGVSANRSQIVVSTGVHHSF; this is encoded by the coding sequence ATGAGGAAGACACTGTTCGCCGTGGCGGCGATGAGCCTGGCCGGTACGGCTGCCGCGCAGAGCAACGTGACGCTGTATGGCAGCATCGACCAGGGCGTGGCCTACATCAACAACCTGAAAAGCGGTGCGACCAGCGGCTCTGCCATGCGCGTGGACCCGGGCACGATGCAGCCGGACCGTTTCGGTTTCCGTGGCTCGGAAGATCTGGGTGGCGGCACGCAAGCCATCTTCCAGTTGGAATCGGGCTTTCTGGGCGACACCGGCAACAGCGTGGTGGCGGGCAAGCTGTTCAACCGCGCCGCATGGGTCGGCCTGTCGAATGAGCGCCTGGGCAACATCCAACTCGGCCATCAGGCGGACTTCATGTTCGACTACCTGGGCCGCCTGAGCAACGGCTTCCAGCTCACCAACTTCTACCTGTTCCACCCGGGCAACTTCGACAACCTGGCCAACCAGTTCCAGATCGACAACGCCGTGCGCTATGTCTCGCCCATCTTCGGCGGGCTGCAACTGGGCGGCATGTACGGTTTTGGCGAGGTGCCGGGTTCGCCCTCGAAGAGCCGCAGCTACAGCCTGGGCGCGTACTACAGCAACGGCGGCTTCCGTGCGGCAGCGGCGTACACGGCCTCGAACGACCGCGCGCTGGACATTGCCGGTCGTCTGGGGATCACCAACACGCTGGGCACGACGCTGGTGCCGGGCGTGATGACGCCGATGAGCTCGGTCAAGTCGTTTGGTGCGGGCACGCTGTACCAGTTCAGCAGCCTGCCGGTGCAGATCAACGCGGTCTACACGCAGACGCGCATCACGCTGGGCGGCGCCAATGCCCGCTCGCAGAACGTCGACCTGGGCACGGCGTGGCACTACACCGCTGCGAATACGCTCAATGTCGGCTACACGTTCAGCAAGTACGAAAGCGCACGCTGGAACCAGTTCAGCGTGGGCAATGTGTATGCGTTCTCCAAGCGGACGCAAGTGTATTTGCAGGGTACGTATCAGCGCGCCTCAGGCGATGCGCAATCGGCGGCGATCAACGGCGTGGGCGTGTCGGCCAATCGTAGTCAGATCGTTGTCAGCACCGGGGTGCATCACTCGTTCTGA